The following is a genomic window from Sedimenticola thiotaurini.
GAGATGGCAAGATAAGAGTGCTCCATTCCGGGCTGGTCTATATCAGCGAACGAAATCCAAGACAACTTTTTGAAGCGATCAGTCGACTCAAAAACGATAATCAGATCACGGGGCAGAATTTCGAACTCACCCTGCGGGCCAGTGGCCATGAAGAGACCTACTCCTCCTGGCTGAATGAGCTGAATATCGAAGACCTGGTTCGATTAGCACCCCCCATACCCTATCGGGAAGCCCTGCAGGAGATGTTCGATGCCGACGGGCTGTTGCTATTGCAGGGTGACGGCTGTAACCAGCAGATACCAGCCAAGGCTTACGAATATCTGCGAGCGCAAAAACCTGTGTTGGCTTTAACGGACAAATCCGGAGATACCGCCAAACTACTGCTGGAATCAGATGTGGCAAATATCGCACCATTGAATGATGCCGATGAAATTTATAAGGCGATTCTCGATTTTATTGAGAAGATCAAACAACCAGAAAATCCAGTGACTGGCGCCCCGAATCTATCCCATATTGAGTGCTATTCAAGGGAGAATATATCAACCAAATGGGTCCGTGATATTAATGACATTTTGGCTAAGTCTTGAACCATCCATCCAATATCCACTATGAGCTTACATTCGTGAGTAAATAATATGCCGAATAATATTTCAATGAATAAGCGTAAGCTGAAAATTATTGTTATTGGGTATTATGGCAAGTTGAATGCCGGGGATGATCTTTTACAACAATCTATCTGCAATATTTTTCAGGATCACGACCTACTCTTTACTTCCTGGTTTCCTGGCACAGACTTCCTCAATATGGCCGATCTTATCGTCGTAGGAGGAGGGAGCATTTGGCCGGGAAATCCTTTCTTTCAAAATGGGGTTAAAATTGCCCAGCAACTAAGGAAACCATTTGTAGTTCTGGGAATATCTGCAAAAACTAGCAATCCCAGTGTTTTAAAACAGACACTGCCGCTAATAGAAAATGCACTCTATTTTCAGGTACGAGATGCTGATACAAAAGAGATCCTTGGGAAGGATAGTCGTATTATTGTAGGACCAGATCTCTATTGGTGGTCTCCCCACCAAGTTCCGGTTAACCACCAAACTCAGTTCAATGGAACCATTGCGCTCAACTTACGATCATGGGAAGAGTTGAATTGGTCACCTGAAGATATACTCAGATCAGTAAACGAGATAGCCCATACTGTATTACCATACCCTTTTTATTTTGGTTCCCTCACGCACGAACATCAAGGCAATCTGCAGGATGTCACGCTCTTGGAATCCATCGGCATTAAAGAAGTACCCAAATCTTTCACTTTAAATAGCCTGGAGAAATCGAGCATCACAATTGCCATGCGTTTTCATGCATTACTCGTCAGCTTGCGCTGTGGCCAACCAATTATCGGTTTTGATTATCATAAAAAGACTCGTTCATTGTTCAATGCTATTGATATGCCAGAGCTTTGCGTACCATTAAATGATTCACATGCGCTGCAAAGTGCAATTCAGCGAGTCACAGACCATTACCCTGAATATAAGGAAAA
Proteins encoded in this region:
- a CDS encoding polysaccharide pyruvyl transferase family protein, whose product is MPNNISMNKRKLKIIVIGYYGKLNAGDDLLQQSICNIFQDHDLLFTSWFPGTDFLNMADLIVVGGGSIWPGNPFFQNGVKIAQQLRKPFVVLGISAKTSNPSVLKQTLPLIENALYFQVRDADTKEILGKDSRIIVGPDLYWWSPHQVPVNHQTQFNGTIALNLRSWEELNWSPEDILRSVNEIAHTVLPYPFYFGSLTHEHQGNLQDVTLLESIGIKEVPKSFTLNSLEKSSITIAMRFHALLVSLRCGQPIIGFDYHKKTRSLFNAIDMPELCVPLNDSHALQSAIQRVTDHYPEYKEKTIQAADRYLNESAEHQQTLNSIVSSISPIAEPFTYKVSRILKRWMKW